The uncultured Eubacteriales bacterium region GGCCACAGCGTCATCTGCCCCATCAACGACGTGGAGGCAAACCTCGGCGATGTGATGCTGGCCGGGCTGGGTACCGGCGTAGTGACGGTGAAGGACCTGAAGGGCTGGCGGGTGCTTGGCGAGAAGATCAGCCCCGACCCCGAGTCCCACGCACGGTACAATAAGTACTATCAGCTCTACCGGGACCTCTACACCGACCTCAAGGAAAGCATGGCCCGGGCCTCAAAATTATAGAAAAAGAGACGCTATCCATCGGGTAGCGTCTCTTTTTCTACCCTCGAGCAAGCACTGTTTGCGGCAGAGCGGCGACAAGAGCGGGCGATTCTCCTTCTGGTCTCCTGCTTGATCGGGGGTACGGGCAAAAAACGGCCGGTATAAGTGAGCGGGGCCCTGTCCGGTGACCGGCCTTGCCCTATTGGACGACCGGTTTGGCCTTAGACCTTAACGGGTGTTCAGAATGCAGAGGCCCCTGTGAATAGCTCAAAGCAAAGGGTAAAGCGGCGCTCCTCACCGGGGGCAATCGTCTGGAGCCGCCCTTGGCGGCGCTCCTCAAGACGACCGCCAGGGTAGCAGTTGCCGGGCTCCAGCCCCATGACGTATTCGCTCCGCCCCATCATCTTCCACTGGGTAAAGTAGGGGAGCTCCTCGGGGTCGAAACGAATCATAAGGCCCTGGCCTAGCTCCGGGTTGTAGAGCCCGGCGACCCCCTTATCTTCAAAACGGTGGAAATAGCATTGCTCCTTAAACCCCGCCTGGGGTGGTTCCACCTTGCTCCAGGTATCCATACCCTCGGCGGCGCGAGGATCCCGGGGCGTCACTTGCGCGGAGGGAATATAGAGTCTTGCGCGTTCTGAGAGCAGGGGGTAGCCCAGATTGATATGGTAGAGGAGCATTAGGGGGACCGTACGGTCTCCCACATTTTTTACTTTATCCGAGAGTAGGAGAGTATTCTCGGTTCGGGAGCAGGATATGGTCCGTGTCAGCACCAGCTTGTCTGCAAAGAACCCTCCATGCGGGACAACGGCTTTGATTGTAATGTTTTCCTCGTCCATGTCCCAAAAAATGTGCTCGGCAGGCAGATTTCCGACAGCGCCATGGAGAGGGAGGGCTTCCTTATCATCCACGCAAGGCGCACCTACGTTGCTGAGTCCGCAGGTGGCGAGAAACCCGCCGGTAAAGCTCTTTTCCGAGCCTTTGCCCACACCGTCGTAGTACGCTGGGTGGACATAGCCGCTAGCAGAGAAAAAGCCGCAGTTGCGGCCGTGAAAGGAGAGTCGCGAGAGATCGGCGCACCGGTCGGCAGATACGGTGAATTCCAGGCCCAGACCGTTGCGCACCTCAAAAAGGCGCATGCCATCGCCCCGTCCGCCCACCAGCCGATGCTCCTCCACGCCGCAGACCTGGGAGAGCTGATCCAAATAGTTCCCGTTCATCCTCTGTCCCCCTTTGGATGCCAGTATAAGCGCAGCGGCGCGAAAAAGTCAACAGTTTCATGGAAATGCATGGAGACGATAAAGAACGGGCAAATAAAAAACAAAATTTTTAAGGAAAATAAGGAGAAGTAACATTAAAGTGCAAAATTCGACACAAAAAGTGCACAAAGAAAAAAGGAAAATGTAGTGAGGCAAAAAGAAACTCCAATAAATTCCCCCCCTAAATATAAAAATTGCCACCTTTTCCGTCCAATGCGCCTCCCGCTATAATTGTGATACACCAAAAGAGAAAGAGAGGCGGATAACAGCATGAAACGAATTCTCAGCATGGTACTATGCGTCACCATGGCCCTGTCCCTGCTCCCGGCCTCCGCGCTTGCGGCGGGCCCGGCGGAAACGCCGGGGAAGAGCCTTGCGGACTATCCAGACCTATTGTTCGGCGTGGGCAGCGCCACCTCGGCGGGTCCGACCCTTCCCGGCGGGTCCATCCACCCCAGCCCCGAGACAAAGAGCAAGGACAACGGCGGATACAGCCGGAATTCGCCCATCGTCGGCTTTGGGCAGCTCTACGCCCAGGGTACAGGCGGGACAAAGAGCTATGGAAACTTCCTCCTTGCACCCATGCTGGGGGGAAATATCGAACTTAACGACAGCAATCGCGCCGTGCAGGCAAAGGCGGGAACCGAGACCGCCAAGTGTTATGAGTACTCCGTGGAGCTGGAGAACGGCATCAAGGCGGCGGTGACCCCCACGCACAACGCCGCTATCTACTCTTTTGAGTTTCCGGCGGGCGAGGACGCCTCTTTCCTGCTGGACGCCGCCCGGAAACAGGATAAATCGAATGCGATGAAAAAGGGCAGCGTGACGGTGGACCCGGAGACCCACACCATCAGCGGCGGTGGCACCTTCAGCGGAAACTGGAACCCGGCGAACTGGAATATGTATTTTGCCCTCGAGTTTGATACCGACTTTACGGAGATCGGTGTCTTTGAGGACAGTACATTGACGACCTATACCGAGAAGACCACGGTATCCATAGACTCGGAAAAACGGCTGGGAGCCTATGTGAAATTCGCCCAGCCTGCCACGGAGGCGGAGCCGGAACCCCTGACGGTAAAAGTAAAGCTCGCCATCTCCTTTGAGAGTGAGGAGAAGGCAAAGGAGTTCCTGGATGAGCAGATCCCGGCCTATGATTACGATGCGGTTCGCGACGAGGCCAAGTCTGTCTGGGAGGACCGGCTCGACGCCATTGAGATCGAGACCAGCGACGAGGCGCTGCTGCGGCAGTTCTACACCGCCCTCTATCACACCAATGTGGAGCCCCGTGACCGGGTGTCGGACCACGGGGACTGGGACGACTTCTACACCATCTGGGACTCCTGGAAAACGGCCTTCCCGCTGAAGACGTTCTTCTATCCCGAGCAGGTGGGGTCCATTATCGCCTCGTTTATCGACCGCGCGGAGCGCAATGAAACCATCATCATGTCCGACGCCTTTATCCAGGGTCAGGAGTTCGTCTGCGGACAGGGCGGAAATGACATTGAGAACATCATCGCCGACGCCTGCCTCAAGGATATCCCTTTGCCAGAGGGATATGATTGGGAGAGAGCCTATAACGCGGTCATTAAGAGTGCCGAGCGGATGCGAACACCCGAGTATGTCATGAAGGGATACGCGGTGGAGGGACAGCGTAAGACGGTCAGCGGAGCAAGCTACTCCTCCAGGCTGCACGCCGGTTCCGCCACTCAGGGTTTCGCCATCAACGATTTCGCGGTGGCGCAGATGGCTAAGAAACTGGGCAAGACAGAGGATTATGAGTTCTATCTCAATCGCTCCATGAACTGGAGAAACGCGTGGAACCCGAACGTGGAGAGCGATGGCTTCTACGGCTTCCCCCAGAACCCCAACAGCGACGGCACGTTCGCCGCAGGCTACAATCCCAAGAAGCCCAGCTACAACACCAATTTCTATGAGGCCACCGGCTGGGACTCCTGCTTTACCAACCGCAACGACATGCCCGGCCTGATTGAGGCTATGGGCGGACGGCAGAAATTTATCGAGCGCCTGCAGTGGGCCTGCGACCACAGCATAAACTATGGCAATGATGACGGCGGTGCGGAGGGCTATCTTAACTTTACCAACGAGCCGTCCATGCACATCCCCTGGCTTTTCTGTACCGACGAGGTCAAGCGGCCCGACCTAGCCGCCGAGACCATCAATCGAATCCTCACAGAGCGCTTCCTCAAGGACGGCATCAACGACTACCCCGGCGACGAGGACGGCGGCGCTATGTCCTCCTACCTCATCTTCATGCTGAGCGGCTTCTTCCCCTACTCCCCAACGAACGACTACTATCTCCACGGGGCGCGGCTGCCCCGCATTACCTTCCGCCTCGGGAACGGGAAGAGCTTTGTCATCACCGGCGAGAATACCGGCGAGAACAATATCTACGTCCAGTCCGCCACCTGGCAGGGGCAGGATTTCAACGAGTGCAAGCTGACCTATGGGCAGATCATGGAGGGCGGTGAACTGCACTTTGTGATGGGCAGCGAGCCCAGCCGCTGGGCGAGAATGGAGGATAACACTCCGCCCACGGACGTGACCGGCCTTACCTACGACGCGGAGAGCGCCGTGGGGGGAAAGACGGTACTGACCTGGAACGCCTCCGCGGACGAGGGCGAGGGCGTCGCCCGCTATGACGTCTACCGCAGCGACAAAATCGTCTTTGAGTGTAACGAAGAGACTTTCGTGGGTTCGGTGACTCAGACGACCTTTGAAGAGATGCCGGAAGTACCTACCCGCTACTGGTACCGCGTGGTGGCTGTGGACGGTGCCGAAAACAGAGCGAATGCCGCCGAGGTGTGCGTCAGCCTAAGCTATGACAGCGAGCCGCCCGAGCAGGTGACCGGGCTCCGGGTCGACGGTGCACTGCTGGATAACGGCATTGTCAAGCTGAGCTGGACGGAGTCCCACGACAATGTGGGCGTTACATCCTACAACGTATACCGGAGCAATCATGTAGACTTTACCATCAGCAGCGATACGCTGCTGACGGCGGTGCAGTCTCCGGCTATTACGGACTTCCTCTCCGCGGCCGGAACCTACTATTACCGCGTCACCGCCCGGGACGCCTACGGCAATATTTCCGAACCGTCGGACTGCGTGGCCGCTGAGGTCGCAGGCGGGCTTCCCGACGATATGGAGGCCACACCCGGCGTCAACCAAGCCAAGGGCAAAACGGCGAAGGTAAACGGCCAGACAAACATTGATAAGGAAGGAGCCGACAAGGCAGTAGACGGCAGCATCAGCACAAAATGGTGTGTCAAGAGTACCGGGAGCAACGGGGGCACCGGGGAGGTCGCCGCCGGGACGCCGCTGAACAATCCGCATTGGCTGGAAATCGACCTGGTAAAGCCCACCCTATTGAACCGCTGGGTCGTTACCCACGCGGGAGGAGGCTCTCCTGCGGAGGGTAAGGGCTACAACACGCAGGAGTTTAAACTGCAGTATTGGAACGGCACAGCCTGGGCCGACGCCGACGTGGTGACCGGGAACAAGGACAACGTGACCGACCGGACCTTCTCCACTGTGATAACGACCAAGGTGCGCATGGAGATCACCAGGGCGGTACAGGATAACTGCACAGAGAACAATAAGGTTCAGACTGCCCGCATCTATGAGGTAGAGCTGTATTCCCCCAAGCTGGAGAGCGAGTACGACGGCTCTCTGATGGAGCTGAGCGGCGTGAAACTGGCGGTCAACAGCCAGGCCGCCGACGCTGAGGGTCCCGCAAAGGCTTGTGACGGCGATGAGAACACCAAGTGGAGCGCCAGGTTCCAGATGGCCGACAAGACGGTGGAAGCGCCCGAGGGCGCCGAGGCCTTTGCCGATGGCGTGTCCTGGATGAGTATCGATCTGGGTGAGGTGTGCGTGGTCGACAGACTGACCTATCTTGGCGGCGGAAAGGAAAAGCCCGAGTTCCGCACCAAGGAGCTGTATCTGCAGACGAGTGCGGACGGAGTGAACTGGACTTACACCAAGGAGGGTGCCTGGAAGGATGGGGACGAGCAGGTACCCACAAAACTGGAGTATTCGTTCCAGGAGTCCATCACGTCGCGATATTTCCGTCTGGTGCTCCCGGTCAGAGGCGTCAGCGACGGGGAGCGGGGCAACACGAACGCCCGGGTATTTGAGTTCCACCTCTTCGGCGAAAAGCTGGTCAATGAGAACAAGATCACCATCGCACCCGCCGACGGTGCGAACGTACGGACGTCTAAGACGAACGCAGCCCCTGGTGACAAGATTGACGTCGACGTGGAGTATACCAGAGCGGACAGGGAATTCGTAAAGCTGCTGGTGACAGGCGAGAGCGGAACGCCGGTACCTGTCGCACAGTACGGCGAAATGCTCAAGTTCAACTTTACCATGCCCAATGAGCCCGTAAAGATCAAGGCCTATTCGCGGTTCGTCGTCGACGCCGACCGGGAAGCCCTTCAGGTGGCGCTGTACGCGCTCAAGGATGGCGAAATCACCGTCGCCGCTGACGCGGACACCGATGAGATCGAGCGTGAGGTACGGGCCTATGTGGCCCGGCTCCTCGCTGGAGCGCCCGGTGCCGAAGGCGTAACCGCCGAAATCGAAGAGACGGAGACCTTCGGGACGTTCAAGGTCACGCTGGAGAAGAACGGTATCATGGTCGTCAAGGACCTCGCCATGACGCTCAGCGGCTACCGGTACAAAATCAGCGGCATGTCGGACGTGCCCGGCGTGACCGTTCCTTACGGTACTGCGAAGGAGGAGCTGGGCCTGCCCGAGCGGGTGAAGGTCACCTTCCGCGAGGGCGGAGAGAAGGAAGTCGCCGTCAGCTGGGAATGCGCGGAGTTCATCAAGGACCGCGCGGGTGCCTATCGCTTTATTGGCACGATTGCCTCCGGGGAGGACTACGCGAACCCGGAGGAACTGACCGCCTCCTGTGAGGTGACGGTCAGCCACGCACCCAGCTATAGCACCGGAGATACAACGACAAGGACCGAGAAAAATCCGGACGGGAGCACCACCAAGACCGTCAAAAACAAGACCACCGGGACGGTGACCGAGACCACCACCTACCCCGACGGCACGCAGATCGTGGCCACCACGCCCAAGGGCGGGGAGAGCTCCATTAAGGTCGCGGTTCCCAAGGGCAAGGATAGCGTCACCATCACCATTCCCACGGGGGAGATACTGACCTCCGGCACCGTGGCGGTCATAGTGAATGTGGACGGCTCGGAGGAAGTAGTAAAGACCTCCGTCGCCACCAGCTGGGGATTGCGCATCACCCTTGCAGAGGGGGCCACTCTCAAGCTGGTGGACAACAGCAAGGACTTTACCGACGTAGCGGAGCACAACTGGGCCTATGATGCGGTGCAGTTCACCGCGAGCCGCGAGCTCTTCAACGGTACCGGAGCGGACAGCTTTAGTCCCACCGGCGATATGACCCGCGCCATGCTGGTCACCGTCCTGGCCCGTCTGGACGGGCAGGATACCGCCGCCGGCGAGACGTGGTACTCGAGAGCCATAGCCTGGGGCGTGGAGAACGGCATTACCGACGGCGCCAACGCCGAGATGAGCATCACCCGCGAGAGTCTGGTGGTCATGCTGTACCGCTACGCCAAGGCGGAGCCCGCCAACGGCGCGGCGCTCCATGAATTCCCTGATGCCGACAAGGTGTCCGGCTGGGCGACCGAAGCCGTGAACTGGGCGGTGGCAAACGGCATCCTTACCGGCAACGGAGCAGGCGAGCTCAATCCCGGCGGCAATGCCAGCCGCGCCGAGGTCGCCACGATCCTCCAAAGATTTATTTCGCTATAAACCAAAAATGGACCTCCGCCGGAGCAGCCCCTCCGGTGGAGGTCCATTTTACACACGTTTTTTCGGGAAAAGGAAAACCCCAATAAATCCCCCCCTAAATCGAAAAAATACCCCCTTTGCCCATGGCCCATCCGACTCTATAATAGAGCTAACGAAGGTAAGTGTGAAAATCACGAAATGGCGGTGAGAGTGAGAATGAGTGAGACGATCGTATTGATGCAGAATATCTGCAAGAGCTTTCCCGGTGTCATGGCACTGGATCACGTCAATTTTGAGCTGCGCTCGGGCGAGGTTATGGCTCTGCTGGGGGAGAACGGTGCGGGCAAGTCCACACTGATGAAGATATTGAGCGGCGTCTATACCAGTGATGAGGGTACGGTGGAGATATTCGGACACCCGTGCGGAAATCTGACGCCCAGACAGGCGCAGAGCATGGGCGTGGCCATCATCCATCAGGAGCTCAACATGTGCCGGCATTTGTCGGTGGCCGAGAACATGTTCCTGGGTCGCGAGGTCTGCAAAGGCGGCGTCCTGTCCAACGCACAGATGGAGGCCGAGGCAGAGCGGGTGCTCAATGAGCTGAAGATCGACATCTCGCCCAGTCAAGTGGTGGGTGATCTGCCGGTCAGCAAGCAGCAGATGGTAGAGATCGCCAAGGCCCTCTCCACCGACGCCAAGGTTCTTATTATGGATGAGCCCACCTCAGCGCTTACGAGCAAGGAGATTGACGACCTGTTCCGCATTATCCGTCAGCTCAAGGAGCGCGGCTGCGGCATCGTGTATATTTCCCACCGCCTGGAAGAGCTCCAGCATATCGTTGACCGGGTCACCATCATGCGGGACGGCCAGTACGTCGCCAGCATGAGCTTCGCCGATACCGATCTGGACGAGATCATTGCCAACATGGTGGGTCGCGAGATCAAGGAAAAATTCCCCCGGGTCTCCTGTGAGAAAGGAAAAAAGATTTTCGAGGTCCAGCATCTCAACGCCGGACGAATGGTGCGCGACGTTAGTTTCTCTCTCTATGAGGGTGAGATCGTAGGCTTTGCGGGGTTGATGGGCGCAGGTCGAACCGAGACCACCCGGGCCCTCTTCGGAGTAGACCCCAAGGAGGGAGGCACGATCCTCCTGGACGGGAGTGAGGTTGTCATTCGCCGCCCGGTGGACGCCATCAAGGCAGGCATCGTTCTGGCTCCCGAGGACCGGAAGAAGGATGGTCTATGCACCAAGCTGAGTGTTCGCCAGAACATTTCCCTCCCCAACCTGGACCTCGTCTGCAACAAGCTGGGCGTCGTCAGCAGCGGTAAAGAGGACGCGATGTGCGCCAAAGCGGTGTCGAACCTGAAAATCAAAACACCCAACCTGGAGATCGACGCCAATAACCTCTCCGGCGGCAACCAGCAGAAGGTCGTTGTAGGTAAGTGGCTGGCCCGAAACTCCCGGGTCGTCATCTTCGACGAGCCCACCCGCGGCATCGATGTGGCTGCCAAGGTAGAGATATATAACCTCATGAACGAGCTGAAACAGCAGGGCATCGCCGTCATGTTCGTCTCCTCTGAGATGCCTGAGATTATGGGAATCGCGGACCGCATCGTCGTCATGTGCGATGGGCGGGTCACCGGCGAACTGATGAGTGCCGAGGCCACCCAGGAGAAGATATTGACCCTGGCCACCCAGTTCGAGAACAAGTTCGCCGCCGTCGGTTAAGGAAGGGAAGAGAGAATATGGAACGGTTAAATCAGCAGAGCCCCTTGAAACGTTTCCTGGGGATGCGCGGCATGGGCGCGGCCCTCACCGCGTTTGGTGGGTTCATCGTCATCTACCTCGCGTTCGGGTTCATCAACATGAAGGTGTTTTCCCTGGATAACGTGCTCAACCTCCTCAGATCCATGTCCAAATATCTGCTCATCGGCATCGGGCAGAGCTACGTACTTATTACCGGGAATATCGACCTGTCCATCGGCTCGGTGGTAGGCATGAGCGCCATGATCTCGGCCACGCTGATGGCCGGCGGTGTGCCGGTTCTCCCGGCCATCCTCATTACACTGGTCTGCTGCCTGGCGGTGGGGGTGGTGAACGGCATCCTGGTAGGCAAGTTCCAGCTCCCGCCCTTCATTGCCACCCTGGGCACCATGTTTGTTGCCCGCGGCGTGGCCTACATGGTCAACGGCAACCGCAACACCAACGCTATCTCCTCCGGCATCGGTAAGGAGGCGGGCGACGCGTTCCAGAGCTTCTTTTACTATGGCACTACCGCGTTCCTCTATAATACCTTCTGGATCGCCCTCGCCCTTTTCGTCGTGTTCTTCTTCCTGCTCAGCAAGACGCGCACGGGCCGCCACATCTACGCTGTGGGTTCCAATGTGGACGCGGCAAAGCTCTCCGGCGTCAATGTGGTGGGCACTGTCACCAAGACCTACCTGGTCAGCGCTTTCTGCTCCTTCGTGGTTGGACTTATCCTCTGCGCACAGGCCGGCATGGGCAACATGGAGGCCGGTAATATGTATGAGATGTACGGCGTTGCGGCGGGCGTCATCGGCGGCGTGTCCCCCCTGGGCGGCACGGGCCTACTGCTGGGCACCCTGGCCGGCGCCGCCGTATGGCAGACACTGGAGAACGGCCTCAGCATGATCACCGCCCCTGTTGGCATCCAGCGTATCGTTATCGGCGTCATCGTGGTGTTCGCCGTGCTGCTGGACGTGGTCGTCCGCAAGGGTGCGTTCACAAAGCGTATTTCCAGTATGAAGCACATAGGCACAGACGCGGCCGCCGCCGACCCAAAATAGAGAATATGTGCGGCGTGCGTCGTCAGCGCCGTTCATAGATAGAAGACCTAAATTTGATAAGGAGGAACCCATACATGAAAAGAAAGCTTCTTGCAATTCTCTCCTGCATTTGCCTGACCATCGGACTCCTCTCCGGCTGCACAACCCAGGGGGGCGGCTCGTCCAAAGCCCCCACCGCAGGCGATATTAAGATTGCCCTCATCACCATGGACTCCATCGACCAGCACTGGATCACCCTAAACGAGGGTGCCCAGAAGGCCGCCAAGGAGCTTGGCGTGACCGTGGACTTCATGGCTCCCAATACCAAGGACGACGCCCAGCAGATCGAGCAGGTCAATAACGCCGTGGCCGGTGGCTATCAGGCCATCGTGGTGGCGGCCAATGGACCTGACGCCATCTCCTCGGCCCTGAAAGAGGCCGCAGGCAAGGGCATTAAGATCGTCTATGTGGACTCCCCGGCCAACGTGGACGCCGAGGCTACCTTCTCCACCGACAACACGGCTGCCGGCACCACCGCCGGCAACGAGATGATCAAGGCCCTTGAGGCCGCGGGCGTCACCTCCGGCTCCATCGGCATCATCAACGTGAACGCTGCCACCGCCTCCTGCGTGGCCCGTGAGGAAGGCTTCCGCGCCGCGTTCGAGGGCAAGGGCTACACCCTGCTTGAGACCCAGTACGGCGAGGGCGACGCCGCCAAGAGCCAGGGCATCGCTGAGAACTACATCACCCAGGGCGTCGTGGGCATCTTCGGCTGCAACGAGGGCTCCACCACCGGCGCCGGCAACGCCATCAAGGCCAGCGGCAAGAGCGGCATCATCGGCGTGGGCTTCGACAAGTCCGATGCGATCCTCGGCCTCATTAACGATGGCAACCTCCTCTGCACCATGGCGCAGAACCCAGATGTGATGGGCTACGAGGGCGTTAAGGCCGCCGTAGACGCCATCAATGGCAAGGACCTGGGCGGCGCGGTCACCGATACCGGTGTCTCCGTACTCGTCAAGAAGGGCGGCTCCAATAGCGGCGGCGCTACCACCGCCAGCCAGAACTACAAAATTGCCCTCATCACCATGGACTCCATCGACCAGCACTGGATCACCTTGAACGAGGGTGCCCAGAAAATGGCCAAGGAGCTTGGCGTGACCGTGGACTTCATGGCCCCCAATACCAAGGACGACGCCCAGCAGATCGAGCAGGTCAATAACGCCGTGGCCGGTGGCTATCAGGCCATCGTGGTGGCGGCCAATGGACCTGACGCCATCTCCTCGGCCCTGAAAGAGGCCGCAGGCAAGGGCATTAAGATCGTCTATGTGGACTCCCCGGCCAACGTGGACGCCGAGGCTACCTTCTCCACCGACAACACGGCTGCCGGCACCACCGCCGGCAACGAGATGATCAAGGCCCTTGAGGCCGCGGGCGTCACCTCCGGCTCCATCGGCATCATCAACGTGAACGCCGCCACCGCCTCCTGCGTGGCCCGTGAGGAAGGCTTCCGCGCCGCGTTCGAGGGCAAGGGCTACACCCTGCTTGAGACCCAGTACGGCGAGGGCGACGCCGCCAAGAGCCAGGGCATCGCTGAGAACTACATCACCCAGGGCGTCGTGGGCATCTTCGGCTGCAACGAGGGCTCCACCACCGGCGCCGGCAACGCCATCAAGGCCAGCGGCAAGAGCGGCATCATCGGCGTGGGCTTCGACAAGTCCGACGCGATCCTGAACCTCATCAATGACGGCTATCTCCTCTGCACCATGGCGCAGAACCCCGACGTGATGGGCGAGGACGGTGTCAAGGCCGCTGTGCAGGCCCTGGAGGGCGAGAGCCTGGGCGGCGCGGTCACCGATACCGGCGTCTCTGTGCTCACCAAAAAGTAAGAAAACAGCCTACAAGTAAATGTTCCACAGAAACGCCGGGCGGTATGTCCGGCGTTTCTGTGGAATTCCGATAAAAAATGTGATATGATTAATGGAAACAGGAGGAGTCCATATGAAACGCAGTGAAATCAACGCAGCCCTGAAAGAGATGGAGACCATGGTGAAGGAGTACCGCTTCGCCCTCCCCCCATTCTGTCAGTTTGCTCCTGAGGACTGGAAAAGCAAGGGCCATGACTACGATGAGATCCGAGACAACATGCTGGGCTGGGACATCACGGACTATGGCATGGGGGACTTTAATAAGATGGGCTTTTCCCTCATCACCATCCGCAACGGCAACCTCAAGTTGAAGGATAAGTATAGCAAGGTATATGCTGAGAAGCTTTTATACATCAAGGAGGGCCAGTATTCCCCCATGCACTTCCACTGGTCCAAGGCCGAGGACATCATCAACCGGGGAGGCGGTGTGGTACTCATCCGCGTCTACAACTCCACCGAGGACGAGAGCCTGGATAAGTTGAGCGATGTGCATGTCCACGTGGACGGACGGGAAATGGTGGTTTCCGCGGGCAGCCAGGTCCGCCTGACCCCCGGCGAGAGTATCACCATCTACCCCTATCTCTACCATGACTTTGAGGTGGAGCCCGGCTCGGGGAACGTGCTTCTGGGCGAGGTCAGCCAGTGCAACGACGACAATATCGACAACCGTTTTTATGAGAAACTGGGCCGTTTTCCCGCCATTGAGGAGGACGAGGCCCCTTATCGGCTATTGTGCAACGAATATCCCACGGCGAAGGATTGAGGTGAGCGTATGGCCTGTGACGTAGTGGCTCTGGGCGAAATGCTCATTGATTTTGCCTCCCGCGGCACCGACGCCGCCGGCTATCCCACCATGGCCGCGAACCCCGGGGGCGCACCCTGCAATTTCCTCGCAGCCCTGACCAAATACGGTGTGAAAACCGCGTTCCTTGGCAAGGTGGGCGACGATACCTTTGGCCGACTGCTGATTGGCACCGCAAAAGGCGCCGGTATTGAGACCAAGGGAGTCGTGGTGGACGGAAGCGTCTTTACCACACTCGCCTTTGTGACCTTCGACGAGCATGGCGACCGCTCTTTCAGCTTTGCACGGAAGCCGGGGGCGGATACCCAGCTCCACTTTGAGGAGCTGGATCTCTCGCTGATTGATGAGTGCAGGGTCTTCCATTTTGGCACCCTCAGCCTTACCGACGAGCCGGTGCGCACCGCCACCCAAAAAGCGGTGGCCTACGCCAGGGAGCGAGGCAAGCTCATCACCTTTGATCCCAACCTGCGCCCGCCTCTTTGGCGGAGCGAGGCTGAGGCCAGAAATCAGATACTGTGGGGGCTCTCCCAGGCCGATGTGGTGAAGATCAGCGACGAGGAAGTAGATTTCCTCTGGAAGTGTTCCCCTGAGGAGGGGGCCGACCGACTCCTCCGTGATTTCGGCGTGTCTCTCGCCATGGTCACAATGGGATCCCGGGGCTGTTATCTCAAGAACGCGAGGGCGCTGTGCTCCGCCGCCCCGCCCAAGGTGAAGGCTGTGGACACTACGGGAGCGGGGGATATCTTTGGCGGAAGCGCGGTCATGCGACTGCTGGAGCTGAAAAAGGCCCCGTCGGAGCTCAGCCAGGATGACCTGGGCTACATCGCACGCTTTGCGGCCGCGGCCGCCAGCCTTTCCACGGAGAAGAGCGGCGGCATCCCGAGCGTTCCGGAGCGGGAAGAGGTATTGGCAAGACTGTAAGACATGAAGAGGGGAGAGGCCGCTATGCTCAAGGTGGTCGTAGCTGATGATGAGGCGAGGGTCTGCAATTTGATCCTTCTGCTGGCGGATTGGGAGAAACTGAACATGGAGGTGGTGGGCACCGCCGCCAATGGTCTGGAGGCCTTGCAGTTAGTACGCACCCTTACTCCCGATATTCTGATTACCGATATCCGTATGCCCGGCTGCGACGGACTGGAGCTGATTGAAAAGGCAAAGG contains the following coding sequences:
- a CDS encoding putative ribose/galactose/methyl galactoside import ATP-binding protein (Evidence 3 : Function proposed based on presence of conserved amino acid motif, structural feature or limited homology) — translated: MSETIVLMQNICKSFPGVMALDHVNFELRSGEVMALLGENGAGKSTLMKILSGVYTSDEGTVEIFGHPCGNLTPRQAQSMGVAIIHQELNMCRHLSVAENMFLGREVCKGGVLSNAQMEAEAERVLNELKIDISPSQVVGDLPVSKQQMVEIAKALSTDAKVLIMDEPTSALTSKEIDDLFRIIRQLKERGCGIVYISHRLEELQHIVDRVTIMRDGQYVASMSFADTDLDEIIANMVGREIKEKFPRVSCEKGKKIFEVQHLNAGRMVRDVSFSLYEGEIVGFAGLMGAGRTETTRALFGVDPKEGGTILLDGSEVVIRRPVDAIKAGIVLAPEDRKKDGLCTKLSVRQNISLPNLDLVCNKLGVVSSGKEDAMCAKAVSNLKIKTPNLEIDANNLSGGNQQKVVVGKWLARNSRVVIFDEPTRGIDVAAKVEIYNLMNELKQQGIAVMFVSSEMPEIMGIADRIVVMCDGRVTGELMSAEATQEKILTLATQFENKFAAVG
- a CDS encoding conserved membrane hypothetical protein (Evidence 4 : Homologs of previously reported genes of unknown function), with amino-acid sequence MERLNQQSPLKRFLGMRGMGAALTAFGGFIVIYLAFGFINMKVFSLDNVLNLLRSMSKYLLIGIGQSYVLITGNIDLSIGSVVGMSAMISATLMAGGVPVLPAILITLVCCLAVGVVNGILVGKFQLPPFIATLGTMFVARGVAYMVNGNRNTNAISSGIGKEAGDAFQSFFYYGTTAFLYNTFWIALALFVVFFFLLSKTRTGRHIYAVGSNVDAAKLSGVNVVGTVTKTYLVSAFCSFVVGLILCAQAGMGNMEAGNMYEMYGVAAGVIGGVSPLGGTGLLLGTLAGAAVWQTLENGLSMITAPVGIQRIVIGVIVVFAVLLDVVVRKGAFTKRISSMKHIGTDAAAADPK
- a CDS encoding Predicted protein yields the protein MKRKLLAILSCICLTIGLLSGCTTQGGGSSKAPTAGDIKIALITMDSIDQHWITLNEGAQKAAKELGVTVDFMAPNTKDDAQQIEQVNNAVAGGYQAIVVAANGPDAISSALKEAAGKGIKIVYVDSPANVDAEATFSTDNTAAGTTAGNEMIKALEAAGVTSGSIGIINVNAATASCVAREEGFRAAFEGKGYTLLETQYGEGDAAKSQGIAENYITQGVVGIFGCNEGSTTGAGNAIKASGKSGIIGVGFDKSDAILGLINDGNLLCTMAQNPDVMGYEGVKAAVDAINGKDLGGAVTDTGVSVLVKKGGSNSGGATTASQNYKIALITMDSIDQHWITLNEGAQKMAKELGVTVDFMAPNTKDDAQQIEQVNNAVAGGYQAIVVAANGPDAISSALKEAAGKGIKIVYVDSPANVDAEATFSTDNTAAGTTAGNEMIKALEAAGVTSGSIGIINVNAATASCVAREEGFRAAFEGKGYTLLETQYGEGDAAKSQGIAENYITQGVVGIFGCNEGSTTGAGNAIKASGKSGIIGVGFDKSDAILNLINDGYLLCTMAQNPDVMGEDGVKAAVQALEGESLGGAVTDTGVSVLTKK
- a CDS encoding conserved hypothetical protein (Evidence 4 : Homologs of previously reported genes of unknown function): MKRSEINAALKEMETMVKEYRFALPPFCQFAPEDWKSKGHDYDEIRDNMLGWDITDYGMGDFNKMGFSLITIRNGNLKLKDKYSKVYAEKLLYIKEGQYSPMHFHWSKAEDIINRGGGVVLIRVYNSTEDESLDKLSDVHVHVDGREMVVSAGSQVRLTPGESITIYPYLYHDFEVEPGSGNVLLGEVSQCNDDNIDNRFYEKLGRFPAIEEDEAPYRLLCNEYPTAKD